In Streptomyces alboniger, the following are encoded in one genomic region:
- a CDS encoding APC family permease codes for MTDTLRPLPPPTAAPPAALADPGRPQKLKRSIGVVGGTLLTLSCVTPASTLFVVVPDLFSSLGTATALTIAIGSLLCVGVAFCYSELGTLIPSAGGEYAMVSTMAGRLAGWLVFVLSLLVVMIVPPVIAMGTADYLAPLVHLDPSYAGAGVMICATLAGLLDLRANAWITGIFLVLEVVAAGVVAVLGFAHAERGPGSLVDLSVASGSGSGPGGVDTVTAMLIVSGLAIALFVTQGFSTAVYLSEELENPRRNVARTVLATLGISAVIILVPVVAITMGAESLTALTEGDIGAMVAAWSNSAVGTFVSLCVALAIVNAGIVMVIQNSRVLFASARDKAWPTPVNKALSKLGASGAPWVATLLVGVPGALLCFVNLDTLYGVTGVSVTGMYLLVAVAALLARRGSHGHGAAWRMPLWPAVPVVLIAVLAYVLSQQETEYLVWTGGTVLVATLYWALYLRPRRDTRWLVSVPEDGQG; via the coding sequence ATGACCGACACGCTCCGCCCGCTTCCCCCGCCCACCGCCGCGCCCCCGGCGGCCCTGGCCGATCCGGGCCGTCCCCAGAAGCTCAAGCGTTCCATCGGCGTCGTCGGCGGCACCCTCCTCACGCTGTCCTGCGTGACGCCCGCCTCCACGCTCTTCGTGGTCGTCCCCGACCTCTTCTCCTCGCTCGGCACCGCCACCGCGCTCACCATCGCGATCGGCTCCCTGCTCTGCGTGGGCGTCGCGTTCTGCTACTCGGAGCTGGGCACCCTCATCCCCAGCGCGGGCGGCGAGTACGCGATGGTCTCCACCATGGCGGGGCGCCTCGCCGGCTGGCTGGTCTTCGTCCTGTCCCTGCTCGTCGTGATGATCGTGCCGCCCGTCATCGCCATGGGCACCGCCGACTACCTCGCGCCCCTCGTCCACCTCGACCCGTCCTACGCGGGCGCGGGCGTCATGATCTGCGCCACCCTCGCGGGCCTGCTCGACCTGCGCGCCAACGCGTGGATCACCGGCATCTTCCTCGTCCTGGAGGTCGTCGCGGCGGGCGTCGTGGCCGTCCTCGGCTTCGCCCACGCCGAGCGCGGACCGGGCAGCCTGGTGGATCTGTCGGTGGCTTCCGGGTCCGGCTCCGGGCCCGGCGGGGTCGACACCGTCACGGCCATGCTCATCGTCTCGGGCCTCGCGATCGCGCTCTTCGTCACGCAGGGCTTCTCCACGGCCGTCTACCTCTCCGAGGAGCTGGAGAACCCGCGCCGCAACGTCGCGCGCACGGTCCTCGCCACCCTCGGCATCTCCGCCGTGATCATCCTGGTGCCGGTCGTCGCGATCACCATGGGCGCCGAGAGCCTCACCGCCCTGACCGAGGGCGACATCGGCGCCATGGTCGCCGCCTGGTCCAACTCGGCGGTCGGTACGTTCGTCAGCCTCTGCGTGGCCCTCGCGATCGTCAACGCGGGCATCGTCATGGTCATCCAGAACTCCCGCGTCCTGTTCGCCTCCGCGCGGGACAAGGCCTGGCCCACGCCCGTGAACAAGGCGCTCTCCAAGCTCGGCGCGTCCGGCGCCCCCTGGGTGGCCACGCTGCTGGTCGGCGTCCCCGGCGCACTCCTGTGCTTCGTCAACCTGGACACGCTGTACGGGGTGACCGGCGTCTCCGTCACCGGCATGTACCTCCTGGTGGCGGTCGCCGCGCTGCTCGCCCGGCGGGGCTCGCACGGGCACGGCGCGGCCTGGCGGATGCCGCTGTGGCCGGCCGTGCCGGTGGTGCTGATCGCCGTACTCGCGTACGTGCTGAGCCAGCAGGAGACGGAGTACCTGGTGTGGACCGGTGGGACCGTGCTCGTGGCCACCCTGTACTGGGCGCTGTACCT